A window from Vulpes lagopus strain Blue_001 chromosome 23, ASM1834538v1, whole genome shotgun sequence encodes these proteins:
- the LOC121481317 gene encoding serine protease 27-like, with amino-acid sequence MGAAGYIFLLPLLLGTSGTNEGEPETLLNSICGRPAVSSGIASGREANVGQWPWQVSIRKGLLHICAATLISEQWVLTVASCFRSKDTRKYSVLVGSLQVSGRPASKMTIIPVSRIIPYSDFQGNTTSAIAVAELAHPVSFTPVVLPICLPSSAVQLKNSTSCWVTGWGYSGVHQHMKPSYILRELKVPLIDLQTCSDYFQKANFYGIKPNISEAMICSELPVGQKDQCIGSRGDPLTCRVEDFWVLAGVISWGSNCILTSEPGIYTNISFYKSWIEKSAISHTDFSAVLRPDFSGVLLIMLLPLIFLGLS; translated from the exons ATGGGCGCTGCTGGTTATATCTTCTTGCTGCCCCTTCTGCTGGGGACCTCAG GCACCAATGAGGGGGAACCAGAGACTCTCCTGAACTCAA TCTGTGGGCGGCCCGCAGTCTCATCTGGCATTGCCTCTGgcagggaggccaacgtgggGCAGTGGCCCTGGCAGGTCAGCATCCGCAAGGGCTTGCTGCACATCTGTGCAGCCACCCTCATCTCAGAGCAGTGGGTGCTCACAGTGGCAAGCTGCTTCCG gTCCAAGGACACCAGAAAATACAGTGTATTGGTGGGGTCACTTCAGGTCTCTGGCCGCCCAGCCTCCAAAATGACGATAATTCCTGTGTCCAGGATTATCCCTTACTCTGACTTCCAGGGAAACACGACTAGTGCCATCGCTGTGGCCGAACTGGCCCACCCAGTGTCTTTTACCCCTGTTGTCCTGCCCATCTGCCTTCCCTCGTCTGCAGTCCAGCTCAAAAACTCAACCTCCTGCTGGGTGACTGGATGGGGCTATTCTGGAGTACACCAAC ATATGAAGCCATCTTATATACTGAGGGAGCTGAAAGTGCCCCTTATTGATCTCCAGACATGCAGTGACTACTTTCAGAAAGCAAACTTCTATGGAATCAAGCCCAACATCAGTGAAGCCATGATCTGCTCTGAGCTCCCAGTGGGGCAGAAGGATCAGTGTATT GGCAGTAGAGGAGATCCCCTGACGTGTAGAGTGGAAGATTTCTGGGTCCTGGCAGGAGTGATCAGCTGGGGCTCAAACTGCATTCTAACCAGTGAGCCTGGAATATATACAAACATCAGTTTCTACAAATCTTGGATTGAGAAGTCAGCCATTTCACATACTGACTTTTCTGCTGTCCTCAGACCAGACTTCTCTGGGGTCCTTCTTATAATGCTTCTACCTCTCATTTTCCTGGGGCTATCCTAA